The following coding sequences are from one Paenibacillus sp. FSL R5-0912 window:
- the uraA gene encoding uracil permease yields the protein MQREIQVNERLPWGPGFLLSLQHLFAMFGSTVLVPNLFGVDPGMILLMNGIGTLLYIWICRGKIPAYLGSSFAFISPVLMVLAKHTDDHEHGYSLALGAFIVTGVIFILVALIVRYAGTGWINVVFPPAVMGAIVATIGLELVPVAARMAGLIAPEGVAVTDWIPDGKAITLSMVTLGVTVLGSVLFRGFPKIIHILIGIVTGYVLAYILGQVNTGAISEAHFLSHPTIITPSFDWQVILTIIPVSLVVIVEHIGHLLVTSNIVGKDLTKDPGLDRSLMGNGISTVLSGFLGSTPNTTYGENIGVMALTKVYSVYVIGGAAVIAILLSFSGTFSSVIANIPQPVMGGVSLLLFGVIAASGLRIFVEQKVDFSKATNMILATLVLVVGISGITLTVGGVQLKGMALATIVGMLLSLLFKLFEVLGLSNEQEADKSAH from the coding sequence TTGCAACGCGAAATTCAAGTTAACGAAAGACTCCCTTGGGGCCCGGGTTTCCTCCTGAGTCTTCAGCATTTGTTCGCCATGTTCGGCAGCACAGTGCTTGTTCCCAACCTGTTCGGGGTAGATCCCGGCATGATCCTGCTGATGAATGGTATCGGCACATTGCTTTACATTTGGATCTGCCGCGGCAAAATCCCCGCATATCTTGGCTCAAGCTTTGCTTTTATTTCGCCGGTACTTATGGTCCTGGCTAAACACACAGACGATCATGAGCATGGATATTCGCTTGCACTTGGCGCATTTATTGTTACCGGTGTTATTTTTATTCTAGTCGCTTTGATCGTGCGTTATGCGGGCACCGGCTGGATTAATGTCGTATTTCCTCCGGCAGTTATGGGCGCTATCGTAGCCACCATCGGACTGGAGCTCGTTCCTGTTGCAGCACGCATGGCCGGACTGATTGCTCCTGAAGGTGTGGCCGTCACAGACTGGATTCCGGATGGCAAAGCTATTACCTTGTCCATGGTCACGCTTGGCGTTACCGTACTCGGCTCCGTGTTATTCCGCGGCTTCCCCAAAATCATTCACATCCTCATCGGTATCGTTACCGGTTATGTACTCGCTTATATCCTGGGTCAGGTAAATACTGGTGCTATCTCTGAAGCCCATTTCCTGTCCCACCCAACGATTATCACCCCATCCTTCGACTGGCAGGTTATCTTGACGATCATCCCTGTATCGCTTGTTGTTATCGTTGAGCATATCGGCCACCTGCTGGTTACCAGCAACATTGTCGGTAAAGACCTGACCAAAGATCCCGGACTGGACCGCTCACTGATGGGTAACGGGATTTCCACGGTACTCTCCGGATTCCTGGGGTCCACCCCGAATACCACTTATGGTGAAAATATCGGCGTTATGGCGCTGACCAAGGTGTACTCGGTATATGTAATCGGCGGCGCTGCAGTGATTGCCATCCTGCTCTCGTTCTCCGGTACGTTCTCGTCCGTCATTGCCAATATCCCGCAGCCGGTCATGGGCGGTGTATCCCTACTGCTGTTCGGTGTAATTGCCGCATCGGGTCTGCGTATTTTCGTAGAGCAGAAGGTCGATTTCTCCAAAGCCACCAACATGATTCTGGCTACTCTGGTACTGGTGGTGGGTATCAGCGGCATCACATTAACGGTTGGCGGTGTACAGCTGAAAGGTATGGCATTGGCAACTATCGTCGGTATGCTCCTCTCCCTGCTCTTCAAGCTGTTTGAAGTTCTCGGCTTGTCCAATGAACAGGAAGCAGATAAATCCGCTCATTAA
- the hisS gene encoding histidine--tRNA ligase, producing MAKERFEKPTGTQDVLPGAVEKWQYVEGKARDLCRRFNYREIRTPLFEHTGLFERGVGETTDIVEGEMYTFKDKGDRDLALRPEGTAGVVRAYVQNKLYGEPDVSKLYYIGPMFRYERPQAGRYRQFHQFGIEAFGAVDPAIDAEVISLGYQFYLDLGLKDVRVELNSVGNAPSRAAYREKLLDFLRPMRESLCSDCQRRMERNPLRVLDCKVDQDKFGGAPSILDSLDEECTEHFAKVKGHLDVMGVEYSINPRLVRGLDYYTHTAFEYKAAGIGSIDTVGGGGRYNGLVEEIGGPDQPGIGFGIGLERILLILENQGVELEAVKPLDVYFVALGEAADLEITKQLFHLRSLGFSAERDYLGRKMKAQMKSADRMSARYTAILGEDELNSGVIALKSMETGEQRTVKLEELAQALK from the coding sequence GTGGCTAAAGAAAGATTCGAGAAACCAACCGGTACGCAGGATGTGCTTCCGGGTGCAGTAGAGAAATGGCAGTACGTTGAGGGCAAAGCAAGAGATCTCTGCCGCCGCTTCAACTACCGGGAGATCCGCACACCGCTGTTCGAGCACACCGGGCTGTTTGAGCGTGGTGTAGGCGAGACAACGGATATTGTAGAAGGGGAAATGTATACCTTCAAGGACAAAGGCGACCGCGATCTGGCACTGCGTCCCGAAGGGACAGCAGGTGTCGTACGGGCGTACGTGCAGAACAAGCTCTATGGTGAGCCGGATGTCAGCAAGCTGTATTATATCGGCCCGATGTTCCGCTACGAACGTCCGCAGGCAGGCAGATACCGCCAGTTCCACCAATTCGGCATCGAAGCCTTCGGTGCAGTGGACCCGGCAATCGATGCGGAAGTGATTTCGCTCGGGTACCAGTTCTATCTTGATCTGGGGCTGAAGGATGTGAGAGTGGAGCTGAATTCCGTGGGCAACGCGCCTAGCCGCGCGGCGTACCGGGAGAAGCTGCTGGATTTCCTGAGACCGATGAGAGAGAGCCTGTGCAGCGACTGCCAGCGCCGGATGGAGCGTAATCCGCTGCGCGTGCTGGACTGCAAGGTCGATCAGGATAAATTCGGCGGTGCCCCGTCAATTCTGGACAGTCTGGATGAGGAGTGCACAGAGCATTTTGCCAAGGTGAAAGGCCATTTGGACGTGATGGGCGTGGAGTACAGCATTAACCCCCGTCTGGTACGCGGCCTGGATTATTACACGCATACAGCGTTTGAGTATAAAGCGGCAGGCATCGGCTCCATCGACACGGTGGGCGGCGGCGGCCGGTATAACGGCCTAGTGGAAGAGATCGGCGGACCGGATCAGCCGGGTATCGGTTTCGGGATCGGCCTTGAGCGTATTCTGCTGATTCTGGAGAATCAGGGGGTTGAGCTGGAAGCAGTGAAGCCGCTGGATGTGTACTTTGTCGCACTTGGTGAAGCCGCAGATCTGGAGATCACGAAGCAGCTGTTCCATCTGCGCAGCCTGGGCTTCTCCGCAGAACGCGATTATCTGGGGCGGAAGATGAAGGCACAGATGAAGTCGGCGGACCGCATGTCGGCCCGGTATACGGCGATTCTTGGCGAAGACGAGCTGAACAGCGGCGTGATCGCCCTGAAGTCGATGGAAACCGGCGAGCAGCGGACCGTCAAGCTGGAAGAGCTGGCGCAGGCGCTGAAATAG
- a CDS encoding adenine phosphoribosyltransferase, with product MDFKDSIRVIPDFPQPGISFKDITTLLKDGAKYRAAIDELKALVAHLEIDVIAGPEARGFVVGAPLAYALGVGFVPIRKSGKLPYETIEVGYDLEYGKDTLAVHTDAIQPGQKVLIADDLLATGGTIATSVSLVEQLGGQVVGAAFLIELTALAGRNKLSDIEVVTLLTYED from the coding sequence TTGGATTTCAAAGACAGTATTCGTGTGATTCCGGATTTCCCGCAGCCGGGAATCAGCTTTAAGGATATTACTACCCTGCTTAAAGACGGCGCCAAGTACCGTGCGGCTATTGATGAGCTTAAGGCTCTCGTTGCCCATCTGGAGATTGATGTCATTGCAGGACCGGAAGCGCGCGGCTTTGTAGTAGGCGCACCGCTGGCGTATGCACTGGGTGTTGGCTTCGTGCCTATCCGCAAAAGCGGCAAGCTTCCTTACGAGACGATTGAAGTGGGATACGATTTGGAATACGGCAAAGATACCCTTGCTGTACACACGGATGCTATCCAGCCGGGGCAGAAGGTTCTGATTGCCGATGATCTGCTCGCTACCGGCGGTACTATCGCTACTTCAGTAAGCCTCGTGGAACAGCTTGGCGGACAAGTTGTCGGCGCTGCCTTCCTGATTGAACTAACCGCTCTGGCCGGACGCAATAAGCTGTCGGATATTGAAGTGGTTACCCTGTTGACTTACGAGGATTAA
- the dtd gene encoding D-aminoacyl-tRNA deacylase encodes MRVVVQRCKNSSVTVDGTVTGAIGEGLMLLVGVTHGDTEKDAKYLADKVAGLRIFEDDAGKMNFSVTDAGGSVLSVSQFTLYGDCRKGRRPNFMAAAAPAEAERLYDYFNQELRRGGLQVETGIFGAMMDVSLTNWGPVTLLLDSRG; translated from the coding sequence ATGAGAGTGGTTGTGCAGCGCTGCAAGAATTCCAGTGTGACGGTAGACGGAACAGTGACCGGAGCGATTGGAGAGGGCCTGATGCTGCTGGTCGGCGTAACCCATGGAGATACGGAGAAGGATGCCAAGTATTTGGCTGACAAGGTAGCCGGACTGCGGATTTTTGAGGATGACGCCGGTAAAATGAACTTCAGCGTAACGGATGCCGGAGGCAGTGTCCTGTCCGTGTCCCAGTTCACCCTGTACGGGGACTGCCGCAAAGGCCGGCGGCCCAACTTCATGGCTGCGGCGGCTCCGGCGGAGGCAGAGCGGCTCTATGACTACTTCAACCAGGAGCTGCGCAGAGGCGGGCTTCAGGTGGAGACCGGTATTTTTGGAGCGATGATGGACGTCTCCCTGACGAACTGGGGACCGGTTACCCTGCTGCTGGACAGCCGGGGCTAG
- the recJ gene encoding single-stranded-DNA-specific exonuclease RecJ, protein MLHSKTRWQSPAADPEKNRELARSLSISPLLSSLLVQRGMDTADKALVFMDGGVEDSHDPFLLKGMAEAVPRIRKALQDEEHILVYGDYDADGVSSTALMIFLLRHLGASFDIYIPHRSNEGYGLHNHALDWALQQGVSLVITVDTGISAYHQIAYASELGIDVIVTDHHEPPELLPEAYALINPKLPDCPYPFKGLAGVGVAYKLAEALLGSGVPEEWCEIAAIGTVADLMPLLGENRSLVRRGLTSMRNSPFPGIRALLSVCGITMSTVSAVNIAFGMAPRINASGRLDHAGRAVTLLTTADAEEAEQFAGELDLLNKERQLVVERIVGEATEKLEQRISQTGLPDIIVLAEQGWNVGVVGIVASKLLEKYYRPVIILDIYPDTGMCKGSARSIPGLDIYAALSSCAGLMDHFGGHPAAAGMSLPQDKLEDFDAALNAYAASILTPEDFVAVTAADGEVSIADLSLQAALELERLAPFGMANPLPRFILRGAAVKETRKMGQDGKHLKLVLQQDKVTIEAVAFGKGSLADLLPDGTVIDVLAELSVNEWNGSRKPQLMLQDLAVPAAQLFDLRGAADAVKQAAHIQELLRSYSGSSPVKTAAVFQNSRRSPLRELKGMSLWVYDEDAGISQVHQGEPGNDEAEITLLCLLDMPETPEQLEALFTAFPRTENIALLHSIRDGRDRLQVPTRDHFKSLYKLIASIAITATPEHEVLLRLSRQSALGVRMLGRMLDVFAELDFIERSGGSITFVKKPAAKSLTASEHFVRLGKTAEMEQYFMEGSRGELQEFMLSRRLGAS, encoded by the coding sequence TTGCTTCATTCAAAAACAAGATGGCAATCTCCGGCAGCCGATCCCGAGAAAAACCGGGAACTGGCCCGGAGCCTTTCTATTTCTCCGCTTCTGTCCTCACTGCTCGTGCAAAGAGGCATGGATACTGCCGATAAGGCGCTGGTATTCATGGATGGCGGAGTGGAGGATAGTCATGATCCATTCCTGCTCAAAGGAATGGCCGAGGCTGTGCCGCGGATTCGAAAGGCATTGCAAGATGAAGAACATATTCTGGTGTATGGCGATTATGATGCAGACGGGGTGTCCAGTACTGCGCTGATGATCTTTCTTCTGCGTCATCTGGGTGCTTCTTTTGACATTTATATCCCGCATCGTTCCAATGAAGGCTACGGTCTGCATAATCATGCGCTCGATTGGGCGCTGCAGCAGGGAGTATCTCTCGTTATTACTGTGGATACTGGTATTAGTGCCTACCATCAGATTGCTTACGCTTCAGAGCTGGGCATTGATGTCATAGTCACGGATCATCATGAGCCGCCGGAGCTGTTGCCTGAGGCTTATGCACTCATTAATCCGAAACTGCCGGACTGCCCGTATCCTTTCAAGGGGCTGGCCGGAGTGGGTGTAGCTTACAAGCTGGCGGAGGCCCTTCTGGGCAGCGGAGTTCCTGAAGAATGGTGTGAGATTGCCGCTATCGGTACCGTTGCGGATCTGATGCCGCTGCTTGGGGAGAACCGGAGTCTAGTACGCCGGGGGCTAACCAGCATGCGGAATTCGCCGTTTCCGGGAATTCGGGCGCTGCTCTCCGTCTGCGGAATTACGATGAGTACGGTGAGTGCTGTTAATATTGCCTTCGGCATGGCTCCGCGCATTAATGCCAGCGGAAGGCTGGACCATGCCGGGCGGGCGGTTACACTGCTCACTACCGCAGATGCTGAAGAGGCAGAACAATTTGCCGGAGAGCTTGACCTCCTGAATAAGGAACGTCAACTGGTCGTCGAGAGAATTGTAGGGGAAGCTACGGAGAAGCTGGAGCAGAGAATCAGTCAAACCGGGCTTCCAGATATTATTGTGCTGGCTGAGCAGGGCTGGAATGTCGGCGTTGTTGGGATTGTGGCTTCTAAGCTGCTGGAAAAATATTATCGTCCGGTTATTATTCTGGACATTTACCCGGATACAGGGATGTGCAAAGGCTCTGCCCGCTCGATCCCCGGACTGGATATCTATGCGGCGTTATCCTCATGCGCCGGATTAATGGACCATTTCGGCGGGCATCCGGCTGCGGCCGGAATGAGCCTGCCGCAGGACAAGCTGGAAGATTTTGATGCAGCGCTTAATGCATATGCTGCATCTATCCTGACACCAGAGGACTTTGTAGCCGTGACGGCTGCAGACGGTGAGGTCTCGATTGCTGATTTGTCACTGCAGGCTGCGCTTGAACTGGAGCGGCTTGCCCCCTTCGGGATGGCTAACCCGCTGCCGAGATTCATTCTGCGCGGAGCTGCAGTGAAGGAGACCCGCAAGATGGGCCAGGACGGCAAGCATCTGAAGCTTGTCCTGCAGCAGGATAAGGTGACGATCGAAGCGGTGGCCTTCGGTAAGGGTTCCCTGGCTGATCTGCTGCCTGATGGTACAGTCATTGATGTACTGGCTGAGCTGTCGGTCAATGAATGGAACGGCTCACGCAAGCCTCAGCTGATGCTGCAGGATCTTGCAGTGCCTGCCGCGCAGCTGTTCGACCTGCGCGGTGCTGCTGACGCGGTTAAGCAGGCGGCGCATATTCAGGAGCTGCTCCGTTCGTACAGCGGCAGCAGCCCGGTTAAGACAGCAGCGGTCTTTCAGAACAGCCGCAGGTCTCCACTGCGCGAGCTGAAGGGCATGTCGCTGTGGGTCTACGATGAGGATGCCGGAATTTCACAGGTGCATCAGGGTGAGCCGGGGAATGACGAAGCAGAGATAACACTGCTCTGTCTGCTGGATATGCCGGAAACGCCGGAGCAGCTGGAAGCACTGTTCACTGCGTTTCCCCGCACAGAGAATATTGCCCTGCTGCATTCGATCCGCGACGGCCGTGACCGGCTGCAGGTTCCTACGCGGGATCATTTCAAGTCGTTATATAAATTGATCGCCTCGATCGCAATAACCGCAACCCCCGAGCATGAAGTGCTGCTGCGGCTCAGCCGCCAGTCTGCACTGGGTGTGCGTATGCTGGGCAGGATGCTTGATGTGTTCGCTGAGCTTGATTTCATTGAACGCAGCGGAGGAAGCATTACCTTTGTCAAGAAGCCTGCCGCCAAGAGCCTGACGGCGTCAGAGCACTTCGTCAGGCTGGGCAAGACTGCTGAAATGGAGCAGTATTTCATGGAAGGCAGCCGCGGCGAACTTCAGGAATTCATGCTGTCACGCCGGCTAGGCGCCTCGTAA
- a CDS encoding RelA/SpoT family protein codes for MGIEQLTEKAGAYIKEKDLLRIREAYEFADQAHHGQVRKSGEPYILHPLAVADIVVNMQMDVISIIAALLHDVVEDTTVSLDQIRAKFGDTCAMLVDGLTKLERIRFRSKEEQQNENYRKMFIAMAQDIRVIVIKLADRLHNMRTLKYQSEESQRRISYETLEIFCPIADRLGISAIKWEMEDIALRYLNPQQYYRIANLVHKKRAEREQFIDSVIGRIRAKLDEMGIEGDLSGRPKHIYSVYNKMSTKNKQFNEIYDLLAIRIIVDNIKDCYATLGIIHTLWKPMPGRFKDYIAMPKANMYQSLHTTVVGPGGEPTEVQIRTWEMHRTAEFGIAAHWAYKEGSSNNVNPENRMPFFREILELQHEAKDAEEFVESLKMDFFSDLVFVFTPKGEVVELPAGSVPLDFAFRIHTEVGNRTIGSKVNGRIVPLDHKLKTGDIVEILTSKNSYGPSRDWLKIAQSSHARSKIKQWFKKEKREENVEKGREAIERELKRLNVEISDWLTEDKLSEAAKKFAFNDVEDMLSAVGFGGITAAQIASKLTEKLRKDQEEAAGHLELTSEMKEIKSSGEKRNQPTNGVRVKGIDNLLVRFARCCNPVPGDDIIGYVTRGRGVSVHREDCPNIPGEGDGEESARVIEVEWEGSMEANYSVDIEITGHDRNGLLNEVLQAVSESKTNISAVTGRSDKNKMAMIHMTILIRNTDHLQSVVDKVKRVKDVYTVNRIMQ; via the coding sequence ATGGGCATAGAGCAATTAACCGAAAAGGCCGGCGCCTATATAAAAGAAAAAGATCTTCTCCGCATCCGGGAAGCTTATGAGTTTGCCGATCAGGCTCATCACGGGCAGGTTCGGAAATCGGGGGAGCCATACATTCTGCATCCGCTGGCGGTCGCAGATATTGTCGTCAATATGCAAATGGATGTTATATCTATTATTGCAGCGCTGTTACATGATGTTGTAGAAGATACGACGGTGTCACTGGACCAGATCCGCGCGAAATTTGGCGATACCTGCGCAATGCTGGTGGATGGTCTGACCAAGCTGGAACGCATCCGGTTCCGCTCCAAGGAAGAGCAGCAGAACGAGAATTACCGCAAAATGTTCATCGCTATGGCTCAGGATATCCGGGTCATTGTGATCAAGCTGGCGGACCGTCTGCATAATATGCGCACGCTCAAGTACCAGTCGGAAGAGAGCCAGCGCCGTATTTCCTATGAGACTCTGGAGATTTTTTGTCCCATTGCAGACCGCTTGGGGATCTCTGCGATTAAATGGGAGATGGAGGATATTGCCCTCCGTTATCTGAATCCGCAGCAGTACTACCGGATTGCCAATCTTGTACACAAGAAACGGGCAGAACGTGAGCAGTTTATCGACAGCGTTATCGGGCGAATCCGCGCCAAGCTGGATGAAATGGGCATCGAAGGCGATCTTTCGGGACGCCCGAAGCATATTTACAGTGTCTATAACAAGATGAGCACCAAGAACAAGCAGTTCAACGAAATCTATGATCTGCTGGCCATCCGCATTATCGTCGACAATATTAAGGATTGTTATGCTACGTTAGGAATTATCCATACTCTTTGGAAGCCGATGCCTGGCCGGTTCAAGGATTATATTGCCATGCCCAAGGCGAATATGTATCAGTCTTTGCATACAACGGTAGTGGGTCCGGGCGGGGAGCCTACAGAAGTGCAGATCCGCACCTGGGAGATGCACCGTACTGCTGAATTCGGGATTGCCGCGCATTGGGCGTATAAGGAAGGCAGCAGCAACAATGTGAATCCGGAGAACCGGATGCCATTCTTCCGCGAGATTCTGGAGCTGCAGCATGAAGCCAAGGATGCCGAAGAATTCGTGGAATCGCTCAAAATGGACTTTTTCTCCGACCTCGTCTTCGTGTTCACGCCTAAGGGTGAGGTTGTAGAGCTGCCTGCAGGCTCTGTGCCGCTTGATTTCGCGTTCCGTATCCATACAGAGGTCGGCAACCGGACGATCGGCTCCAAGGTCAACGGGCGCATCGTACCGCTTGACCATAAGCTGAAGACCGGGGATATCGTGGAGATTCTGACCTCGAAGAACTCGTACGGGCCGAGCCGGGACTGGCTGAAGATTGCCCAGTCTTCACATGCACGCAGCAAGATCAAGCAATGGTTCAAGAAGGAGAAGCGGGAAGAGAACGTTGAAAAAGGCCGCGAAGCGATCGAACGCGAGCTGAAGCGCCTCAACGTGGAGATCTCTGACTGGCTGACGGAAGATAAATTGTCAGAAGCGGCGAAGAAATTTGCCTTTAATGATGTAGAGGATATGCTGTCCGCAGTAGGTTTTGGCGGGATTACAGCCGCGCAGATTGCCTCCAAGCTGACCGAGAAGCTGCGTAAGGACCAGGAAGAAGCTGCCGGTCATCTGGAGCTTACTTCTGAGATGAAGGAGATCAAATCCAGCGGAGAGAAGCGCAATCAGCCGACCAACGGCGTGCGCGTTAAGGGGATAGATAATCTGCTTGTACGCTTCGCGCGATGTTGTAATCCCGTGCCGGGCGACGATATTATCGGTTATGTAACCCGCGGACGCGGTGTATCCGTACACCGTGAGGATTGTCCGAACATTCCGGGTGAAGGGGACGGCGAGGAATCAGCCCGCGTCATCGAAGTGGAGTGGGAAGGCAGCATGGAGGCTAACTATAGCGTCGATATTGAGATTACGGGTCATGACCGCAACGGACTGCTGAATGAAGTGCTGCAGGCCGTATCGGAGAGCAAGACCAATATCTCGGCGGTTACCGGACGCTCCGACAAGAACAAGATGGCAATGATTCATATGACGATTCTGATCCGCAACACCGATCATCTGCAGTCTGTGGTGGATAAGGTCAAGCGCGTGAAGGATGTATATACGGTTAACCGCATTATGCAATAA
- the aspS gene encoding aspartate--tRNA ligase, translating to MTRSHNCGQLTTASIGETVTLNGWVQTRRDLGGVLFIDLRDRTGIVQIVFNPDYSGEALQIADKVRSEYVLAVTGKVVKRDDETINRNLPTGEIEVQITDIEVLNAAKTPPFFIEDGVEVDESLRMKYRYLDLRRPEMHKTLLLRSKAAKIFRDFLDSEGFIDVETPILTKSSPEGARDYLVPSRVHEGEFFALPQSPQIYKQLLMVGGIERYYQMARCFRDEDLRADRQPEFTQFDIETSFMPQDELLSMMETLMQRLLKETIGVEVATPFQRLTYAEAIGKYGSDKPDLRFGLELVEMNDIVAASGVKVFASVIEKGGEVKCLNAKGCGTWTRKEIDDLGPYAARYGAKGLAWIQVKDGEFKGPIVKFFSEEEIAAVKERTGAEEGDLLLFSADTKKVVADVLGALRLKIGRQLGLIDDSVFKFAWVTEFPLLSYDEDQKRYMAEHHPFTRPMDEDLHLFDTDPGAIRAQAYDIVLNGYEVGGGSQRIYKREVQEKMFEALGFTQELAYEKFGYLMDAFEYGTPPHGGIAFGFDRLIMLLAGRTNLRETIAFPKTASATDLLMDAPSPVDAIQLEQLHIKLAPKPEKEKK from the coding sequence ATGACCAGAAGCCATAACTGTGGACAATTAACAACGGCGAGCATCGGCGAGACAGTAACACTGAACGGTTGGGTGCAGACCCGCCGTGACCTTGGGGGCGTGCTGTTTATTGACCTGCGCGACCGCACAGGGATTGTACAGATTGTATTCAACCCCGACTATTCCGGAGAAGCGCTGCAGATTGCCGATAAGGTGCGCAGTGAATACGTGCTTGCCGTAACGGGCAAAGTGGTTAAACGGGATGATGAAACCATCAACCGCAACCTGCCGACCGGCGAGATTGAAGTGCAGATTACAGATATTGAAGTATTGAATGCTGCCAAGACGCCTCCGTTCTTCATCGAAGACGGTGTGGAAGTGGATGAATCGCTGCGGATGAAATACCGTTACCTGGATCTGCGCCGTCCGGAAATGCACAAGACGCTGCTGCTCCGTTCGAAAGCGGCCAAGATCTTCCGCGACTTCCTGGATAGCGAAGGCTTCATCGATGTGGAAACGCCGATTCTGACCAAAAGCTCACCGGAAGGCGCACGTGATTATCTCGTGCCAAGCCGTGTGCATGAAGGGGAATTCTTCGCGCTTCCGCAGTCTCCGCAGATCTATAAGCAGCTGCTGATGGTCGGCGGCATCGAGCGTTATTACCAGATGGCCCGCTGTTTCCGCGATGAGGATCTGCGCGCAGACCGCCAGCCTGAATTCACCCAGTTCGACATCGAGACCTCCTTCATGCCGCAGGATGAATTGCTGTCCATGATGGAAACCCTGATGCAGCGACTGCTGAAGGAAACCATTGGTGTCGAGGTTGCTACTCCGTTCCAGCGGCTGACCTATGCTGAAGCTATCGGCAAATACGGCTCGGACAAGCCTGACCTGCGGTTTGGCCTGGAACTGGTAGAGATGAACGATATCGTTGCTGCCAGCGGTGTGAAGGTGTTCGCTTCCGTGATCGAAAAAGGCGGAGAAGTGAAATGCCTTAACGCCAAGGGCTGCGGCACTTGGACCCGTAAGGAAATTGATGATCTCGGACCTTACGCTGCACGTTACGGCGCCAAAGGCCTGGCCTGGATTCAAGTGAAAGACGGCGAGTTCAAAGGACCGATTGTGAAGTTCTTCTCCGAAGAAGAAATTGCCGCCGTGAAGGAACGCACGGGTGCTGAAGAAGGCGACCTGCTGCTCTTCTCCGCCGACACTAAGAAGGTCGTTGCCGATGTACTCGGCGCACTCCGCCTGAAGATCGGCCGTCAGCTTGGCCTGATCGACGACAGTGTGTTCAAATTCGCCTGGGTTACAGAGTTCCCGCTGCTCAGCTATGACGAAGACCAGAAGCGCTACATGGCGGAGCATCATCCGTTCACACGCCCGATGGATGAAGACCTCCATCTCTTCGATACGGATCCGGGCGCGATCCGCGCACAGGCTTATGACATCGTGCTTAACGGCTACGAGGTGGGCGGCGGCTCCCAGCGTATCTACAAACGTGAGGTTCAGGAGAAAATGTTCGAAGCTCTCGGCTTCACACAGGAACTCGCGTATGAGAAATTCGGCTACCTCATGGATGCCTTCGAATACGGCACGCCTCCGCACGGCGGGATTGCCTTCGGCTTCGACCGTCTGATCATGCTGCTGGCCGGACGCACGAACCTGCGTGAAACCATTGCCTTCCCTAAGACCGCAAGTGCAACCGACCTGCTGATGGACGCTCCGTCCCCGGTAGATGCTATACAGCTCGAGCAGCTGCATATCAAATTGGCGCCAAAACCGGAAAAAGAAAAGAAATAA
- a CDS encoding type 1 glutamine amidotransferase domain-containing protein, giving the protein MSKVAFLLANGFEDSEMKVPYEEVLQAGHQAEIIGLKKNETLLGKKGSVSYAADKAVSEVKAGDYDAVVIPGGSSPENLRLDQDILQFVKDADNAGKPIAAICHGPQILISAGLVQGRTLTSYPPLKDDLINAGAEFKDEEVVVDGNYITSRTPKDEPAFVRELLKVL; this is encoded by the coding sequence ATGAGTAAAGTAGCATTTCTGCTCGCTAATGGTTTTGAAGATTCCGAAATGAAGGTGCCTTATGAAGAAGTGCTGCAGGCAGGACATCAGGCAGAGATTATTGGTCTGAAGAAAAATGAGACTCTGCTCGGTAAAAAAGGCAGCGTGTCTTATGCCGCCGATAAAGCGGTCAGCGAGGTGAAAGCCGGAGATTATGATGCTGTAGTCATCCCGGGCGGATCTTCGCCGGAGAACCTTCGTCTTGACCAGGATATCCTGCAATTTGTAAAAGATGCGGACAATGCCGGCAAGCCTATAGCTGCTATCTGTCACGGGCCGCAGATTCTGATCAGTGCCGGTCTGGTACAAGGCCGTACGCTTACCTCCTACCCTCCGCTGAAGGATGATCTCATCAATGCTGGTGCGGAATTCAAGGATGAAGAGGTCGTCGTGGACGGCAATTATATTACTTCACGCACACCCAAGGATGAGCCCGCATTTGTGCGTGAGCTGCTTAAGGTGTTGTAA